Proteins from a single region of Anaerolineae bacterium:
- a CDS encoding alpha/beta hydrolase: protein MRNLGKIPVILALAILAILLIAPYLIPLPGGTDPVALADPGGSFVTVNGVRVYILQDGPADGPAVLLLHGLGGSTFSWRENIVALAAAGYRVIAFDRPGFGLSDKPLDLDYAQPAQADFAIALMDVLGIERAVLIGHSAGGNVIAHMAIRHPARVSGLVIVDGAIVGGTGGPAFLSALIHFPPLTRWIQVLAPAVVTPERFNGLLASAYGPAFTVTEEISAGYGRVLQTEGWQNGFVGLVRDAGRNQLDLNAVARISTPTLIVWGEADTWVPVSDGETLRDLIPGAAWIAYPGVGHLPMEEAPEAFNRDVIAFLENLPR, encoded by the coding sequence ATGAGAAACCTGGGCAAAATCCCCGTCATCCTGGCTTTGGCCATCCTGGCTATCCTCCTGATCGCCCCGTACCTGATCCCCCTGCCCGGCGGAACAGACCCGGTTGCCCTGGCTGATCCCGGGGGCAGTTTTGTGACTGTCAACGGTGTGCGCGTCTACATCCTGCAGGATGGCCCCGCCGATGGGCCTGCCGTCCTCCTGCTACATGGACTGGGCGGCTCGACGTTCTCCTGGCGGGAAAACATCGTGGCGCTGGCGGCAGCGGGCTATCGCGTCATCGCCTTCGATCGGCCCGGCTTTGGCCTTTCTGACAAACCTCTTGACCTGGACTACGCCCAACCCGCTCAGGCCGATTTTGCCATTGCGCTGATGGATGTGCTGGGCATTGAGCGAGCCGTCCTGATCGGTCACAGCGCCGGCGGCAATGTGATCGCCCACATGGCCATCCGCCATCCAGCGCGGGTTAGCGGGCTGGTCATCGTCGATGGCGCGATCGTCGGCGGGACGGGTGGCCCGGCTTTTCTCAGCGCCCTGATCCACTTTCCCCCGCTGACACGCTGGATTCAGGTGCTGGCCCCGGCGGTGGTCACGCCGGAGCGCTTCAACGGCTTGCTGGCTTCTGCCTACGGCCCCGCTTTCACTGTGACCGAGGAGATCAGTGCCGGTTACGGGCGGGTCCTGCAAACGGAAGGATGGCAAAATGGATTTGTCGGCCTGGTGCGCGACGCCGGACGCAACCAACTCGACCTCAATGCGGTAGCGAGAATCAGCACGCCGACGCTGATCGTCTGGGGGGAGGCCGATACATGGGTACCAGTCAGCGATGGCGAAACGCTGCGGGACCTGATCCCCGGCGCGGCGTGGATCGCCTATCCCGGCGTTGGCCACCTGCCAATGGAAGAGGCTCCTGAAGCCTTCAACCGCGATGTGATCGCTTTTCTGGAGAACCTGCCACGCTAG
- a CDS encoding cold shock domain-containing protein has protein sequence MTERVQGTVKWFNGTKGFGFIEQANSGPDVFVHYSAIVGQGFRNLEEGDRVEFTITQGPKGLQASQVTRL, from the coding sequence ATGACTGAACGTGTACAGGGTACAGTGAAGTGGTTCAACGGCACCAAGGGCTTCGGCTTCATCGAGCAGGCGAACAGCGGCCCGGACGTCTTCGTCCACTACTCGGCGATTGTCGGGCAGGGCTTCCGCAACCTCGAAGAGGGCGACCGCGTTGAATTCACCATCACGCAAGGCCCCAAGGGCCTCCAGGCCTCCCAGGTGACCCGCCTGTAA
- a CDS encoding sugar ABC transporter substrate-binding protein, whose translation MSRKMLLIMLALVLALPGFSAGAQGGCEEVVTIRVDDWSSGDRVEYMHQVVDAFEEEYPCIKVELVPNIGDDQNTRRLTWLATGDAPDLMAIPPEWGALYVLSSEDGAYIDLLPYIEGENGLNVEEEFFPAVYEQGFYGDKLLGLPKDYSISAFYINTALFDAAGIPYPQAGWTWDDVLDIALELTLDANGNNAASPDFDPNNVVQWGIDIVNDGWWRAFQSYMLAWGTHTISEDGTTTVGYLNSEAAVDALSFYRDLVFVHHVAPSGTVIGATEGGRLQMFQDGKIAIGLTFHGPWWQDVLNATPNLEWAVVPLPAGPAGRGSAVMWLGWGITAQSEHPDEAWEVLKWLTTEPGQRVFALKALSASPAVSEEMQRIDDPYWGVFIEEAQHLKPLDDQRNAFYGPCVATPAGDLMKRLLADGGDALDIQAELDALAAAADACLIESLEEAGQS comes from the coding sequence ATGTCCCGCAAAATGCTACTTATTATGCTGGCCCTCGTTCTGGCGCTGCCTGGCTTTTCTGCAGGAGCGCAGGGGGGATGCGAGGAAGTCGTGACCATCCGCGTGGATGACTGGTCATCCGGTGACCGCGTGGAATACATGCACCAGGTGGTGGACGCTTTTGAGGAAGAGTATCCCTGCATCAAGGTTGAACTGGTGCCCAACATCGGCGATGACCAGAACACGCGCCGCCTGACCTGGCTGGCCACCGGCGACGCCCCCGATCTGATGGCCATCCCGCCGGAATGGGGAGCGCTGTATGTGCTTTCCTCGGAGGACGGCGCGTACATCGATCTGCTGCCCTACATTGAGGGCGAGAACGGCCTGAATGTGGAAGAGGAGTTCTTCCCTGCAGTCTATGAGCAGGGCTTCTATGGCGACAAGTTGCTGGGCCTGCCCAAGGACTACAGCATCAGCGCCTTCTACATCAACACCGCCCTGTTCGATGCAGCGGGCATTCCTTACCCGCAGGCAGGCTGGACATGGGATGACGTGCTGGACATCGCGCTGGAGCTGACCCTGGATGCCAACGGCAACAACGCTGCCAGCCCGGACTTTGACCCGAACAACGTTGTCCAGTGGGGCATTGACATCGTCAATGATGGCTGGTGGCGCGCTTTCCAGAGCTATATGCTGGCCTGGGGCACCCACACGATCAGTGAGGACGGCACCACGACCGTTGGCTACCTGAACAGCGAGGCCGCGGTTGATGCGTTGTCGTTCTACCGCGATCTGGTTTTTGTCCATCATGTCGCTCCTTCAGGCACGGTCATTGGCGCCACTGAGGGCGGACGGCTGCAGATGTTCCAGGACGGCAAGATCGCCATTGGTCTGACCTTCCATGGGCCGTGGTGGCAGGATGTGCTCAATGCAACACCCAATCTGGAATGGGCGGTTGTGCCGCTGCCAGCCGGTCCAGCGGGACGCGGCAGCGCTGTGATGTGGCTGGGCTGGGGTATCACCGCCCAGTCGGAACATCCGGATGAGGCCTGGGAAGTTCTTAAGTGGCTGACGACGGAGCCGGGCCAGCGGGTGTTTGCTCTCAAGGCTCTTAGCGCCAGTCCTGCCGTTTCTGAAGAGATGCAGCGGATCGATGACCCGTACTGGGGAGTCTTCATCGAGGAAGCTCAGCATCTCAAGCCACTCGATGATCAGCGCAATGCTTTCTATGGCCCCTGCGTAGCGACCCCGGCGGGCGATCTGATGAAGCGCCTGCTGGCCGATGGTGGCGATGCGCTGGATATTCAGGCTGAGCTGGATGCCCTGGCGGCAGCTGCGGATGCCTGCCTGATTGAGTCACTGGAAGAGGCCGGCCAGTCGTAA
- a CDS encoding sugar ABC transporter permease, with protein MMVSQRRKRFDLGSPMARREALTFYILVLPWLLGFVIFLAYPMLRSLYLSFTSYDLLSPPVWTGIRNLERLVNDPDFWQSLRVTFTYALFSVPTGNLIALGVAMLLSQNLRAINIWRTIFFVPSVLSSIAVAILWLYVFRPDGGILNSFLAFFGIQGPNWLLSEQWALPALIIMSWWTIGGQVVIYLAGLKGIPRVLYEAVEIDGGGAWARFRYVTLPMLSPTVFFNVVLAIIGALQVFDVGWVMTQGGPNKATYFYMINLYERAFKFIQMGYASALAWVLFIIIMGITLLVVRSSAIWVFYETEVK; from the coding sequence ATGATGGTCAGTCAACGGCGCAAGCGTTTTGATCTGGGATCGCCGATGGCCCGGCGGGAAGCGCTGACCTTCTACATCCTGGTATTGCCCTGGTTGTTGGGCTTCGTGATTTTCCTGGCTTATCCGATGCTACGCTCACTGTATCTGTCATTTACCAGCTACGACCTGCTCTCGCCGCCTGTCTGGACCGGCATACGCAATCTGGAGCGACTGGTCAACGATCCTGATTTCTGGCAGTCGCTGCGCGTCACCTTCACTTATGCCTTGTTCAGTGTACCAACCGGGAACCTGATCGCGCTGGGTGTGGCCATGCTACTGTCCCAGAATCTGCGCGCGATCAACATCTGGCGGACGATCTTCTTCGTGCCCTCGGTGCTGAGCAGCATTGCGGTTGCTATTCTGTGGTTGTATGTTTTTCGGCCCGATGGCGGCATCCTCAACAGTTTCCTAGCATTCTTCGGGATTCAAGGCCCCAACTGGTTGCTGAGCGAGCAATGGGCGCTCCCGGCGCTGATCATCATGAGCTGGTGGACTATCGGTGGTCAGGTGGTGATCTACCTGGCTGGCCTGAAGGGCATTCCAAGGGTGCTTTATGAAGCGGTAGAAATTGACGGCGGCGGGGCATGGGCGCGTTTCCGTTATGTGACGCTGCCGATGCTCAGCCCAACGGTGTTCTTCAATGTGGTGCTGGCCATCATCGGCGCGTTGCAGGTCTTTGATGTGGGCTGGGTGATGACGCAGGGTGGCCCCAATAAAGCAACCTACTTCTACATGATCAATCTCTACGAGCGCGCTTTCAAGTTCATCCAGATGGGCTATGCTTCCGCGCTGGCATGGGTGCTGTTCATCATCATCATGGGAATTACATTGCTGGTGGTGCGCTCGTCAGCAATCTGGGTGTTCTACGAAACGGAGGTGAAGTAG
- a CDS encoding ABC transporter permease subunit, whose product MGGYTWATRLLPVSVRHLARQIAWRLNPRHLVSYLLLTLGSLFMVVPLLWMITASFKPAWQIFANPIIWIPQHWEEVRAGTTNRMLPLWTVEVEGGTRKVIQVGVRRYTTVIDASKLHGLQEVPAAQLSEAATAPLSNGITANIRQWTTDGEVRDVVAVARGSGESMMVVEVDDLVPAVTRLPLDEVNAGRRATITVEGVDFRGREVTLEDGTTLQLIPIGPESELSVVADPEVAKDAILVPAEALQSAGYADVGATEIALSRLRDDPTDYVVIVSEQWQPVINEEELDAYAFIAERDQLGERTLEPVNGVIMQVAPYSGEDGTSGRVVILVSGTARSLVIPVERATTLRLAQAGGLTTARGDTYGRIPYRVQDGFEEGEEISSVALVGDPRQMSLVVPRASIAEAFDAPPEKMQRTMYPSLRLKAYEEVLETKIGETYFANFFLNSFILVVLNVAGHVLSCVVVAYAFARLRAPGKNILFLVLLGTMMLPFPVTLIPVYEIFRWLGMIDSWWPLFVRSFFGNAFLIFMLRQFFTTIPRELEEAAVIDGASVAQVILRVVVPLSKPAIATVVIFTFWWTWNSFLEPFIFLSTPSLFPVSVGLNFFKDEYGAVYYDRLIAASVLSMTPMLVIFFLAQRYFIEGIQLTGLKG is encoded by the coding sequence ATGGGGGGCTACACGTGGGCTACTCGCCTGCTTCCGGTAAGTGTGCGGCACCTGGCGCGCCAGATCGCCTGGCGGCTGAATCCGCGTCACCTGGTCAGCTATCTCCTGCTGACGCTTGGCTCACTTTTCATGGTTGTGCCTCTGCTGTGGATGATTACGGCCAGCTTCAAACCAGCGTGGCAGATCTTTGCCAACCCGATTATCTGGATACCTCAGCACTGGGAGGAGGTTCGCGCCGGGACCACCAACCGGATGCTGCCATTGTGGACGGTTGAAGTCGAAGGTGGAACGCGGAAGGTCATCCAGGTGGGGGTGCGCCGTTACACGACGGTCATTGACGCATCGAAACTGCACGGTCTGCAGGAAGTCCCTGCGGCCCAGTTGAGCGAAGCTGCTACTGCGCCGCTGAGCAACGGGATTACAGCCAACATTCGCCAGTGGACGACTGATGGGGAAGTGCGGGATGTTGTGGCGGTGGCGCGTGGTAGTGGCGAGAGCATGATGGTGGTTGAGGTGGATGATCTGGTGCCAGCGGTGACGCGCTTGCCGCTGGACGAAGTCAACGCCGGCCGCCGGGCGACCATTACCGTGGAGGGTGTGGACTTCCGTGGGCGCGAGGTGACCCTGGAGGACGGCACCACGCTGCAACTTATCCCGATTGGGCCAGAGTCGGAGTTGAGTGTGGTGGCGGATCCGGAGGTCGCGAAAGATGCGATTCTGGTGCCCGCGGAAGCGCTGCAAAGCGCCGGTTACGCCGACGTTGGCGCGACAGAAATTGCGCTCTCCCGGCTGAGGGATGATCCCACCGATTATGTGGTGATCGTCAGCGAGCAATGGCAGCCGGTTATCAATGAGGAGGAGCTGGATGCCTATGCTTTCATTGCTGAGCGCGACCAACTGGGCGAGCGCACGCTGGAGCCAGTGAACGGTGTGATCATGCAGGTTGCACCGTACAGCGGCGAAGATGGTACCAGTGGGCGCGTTGTGATCCTGGTCAGCGGGACAGCCCGCAGCCTGGTGATACCGGTGGAGCGAGCGACCACGCTTCGCCTGGCCCAGGCTGGCGGACTGACTACCGCCCGTGGCGATACCTACGGACGTATCCCTTACCGTGTTCAGGATGGCTTTGAAGAGGGAGAGGAGATTTCATCAGTAGCACTGGTAGGCGACCCTCGTCAGATGTCGCTGGTGGTGCCCCGGGCATCGATCGCTGAGGCATTTGATGCCCCCCCGGAAAAGATGCAGCGCACCATGTATCCCAGTCTGCGTCTGAAGGCCTATGAGGAGGTTCTGGAGACCAAGATTGGTGAGACGTACTTCGCCAACTTCTTCCTCAACTCATTCATCCTGGTAGTGTTGAATGTCGCCGGTCATGTGCTTTCGTGCGTGGTTGTGGCCTATGCCTTTGCGCGGCTTCGTGCGCCGGGCAAGAACATCCTGTTCTTGGTGTTGCTGGGCACGATGATGCTGCCATTCCCGGTAACCCTGATCCCGGTCTATGAGATTTTCCGCTGGCTGGGGATGATTGACTCGTGGTGGCCGCTGTTTGTCCGTAGTTTCTTTGGCAATGCCTTCCTGATCTTCATGCTGCGCCAGTTCTTCACGACGATCCCGCGCGAACTGGAAGAGGCAGCGGTCATTGATGGGGCGAGTGTGGCTCAGGTTATCCTGCGCGTGGTGGTGCCGCTGAGCAAGCCGGCGATCGCAACGGTCGTGATCTTCACCTTCTGGTGGACCTGGAACAGCTTCCTGGAGCCGTTTATCTTCCTCAGCACGCCGAGTCTATTTCCGGTCTCGGTGGGCCTTAACTTCTTTAAGGACGAGTACGGGGCGGTTTACTATGACCGGCTGATTGCGGCCTCAGTGCTGAGTATGACACCGATGCTGGTGATCTTCTTCCTGGCGCAGCGTTATTTCATTGAGGGTATCCAGCTTACTGGGTTGAAGGGGTAA
- a CDS encoding response regulator: protein MGSRRVLIVEDNSDSRTLLTDILSTLDCTVLAARDGAQGLAIAASEKPDLILMDLSLPQMDGWTATSHIKADERLRHIPIIALTAHAMVGDREKALAAGCDDYISKPIDLRELQQKLAKYLGQP from the coding sequence ATGGGCAGTCGCCGTGTCCTGATCGTTGAGGACAATTCCGATAGCCGCACCCTGCTCACCGATATTCTCTCCACGCTGGATTGCACCGTCCTGGCTGCCAGGGACGGCGCTCAGGGCCTCGCCATCGCTGCCAGCGAGAAGCCAGACCTGATCCTGATGGACCTCTCTCTGCCGCAAATGGATGGCTGGACGGCGACCAGCCACATCAAAGCGGATGAACGTCTGCGGCACATCCCGATCATCGCGCTGACTGCCCACGCCATGGTCGGGGACCGGGAGAAGGCCCTGGCCGCCGGATGTGATGATTACATCTCCAAGCCCATCGACCTGCGTGAACTACAGCAAAAACTGGCCAAGTATCTTGGCCAGCCCTGA
- a CDS encoding response regulator — protein sequence MNQVILEDFITITASILSLSVAIGLMLGMVLQPHRESANGWFALFLSSLALWGGAALLLTLPGLAHQLDLTTIFYLYLVGLGLIPVTFYFAAVAFCGIRTLLTRAIALLTPVLLVVFLILLWNDRLFILEVTPSADSIAFSALVDSVHITPVGTVAIVLSAGYLLLALALIWRRRGERSRLLRIPALLLSIGSLGNLVGPLSRTPFDAILTTLAAGLIGYVLIRVQVFDSLTTMNRQLTDANQELRSLIKDLAAEKERADALNAELRTVSQYKSEFLATMSHELRTPLNSIVGYSELLLQGLYGDLNERQSDRLEKILRNGQALLALINNILDLSKIEAGRMDFTFQQVALSDTVESVAPEFTSAAAAKGLQLEIHVAPDLYAVYGDAQRIQQILHNLLSNAVKFTPQGSVRLEVFNAQVKNGYSRALTLPAPGWLKDGNWVIIRVTDTGIGIAPEDHDRIFDEFRQLDSSATREFGGTGLGLAITKKLVALHSGAIWLTSAPGQGSTFYVALPASSRAISETRPQPEAGLSREQPHILVIDDNQEALDILTAFLTEAGYRVTQAGDGATGLELARQLQPDVITTDLMMPGITGWELIEQLKSDPVTATIPIVTVSIVDSQPLGLWPAVDAHISKPIQREALLEAIARMLTGQPGDRPILIVDDDPSARQLVADVLSSAGHASVAVDSGQAAMDWLAHNRASAVVLDLLMPDINGFQVLEHIRQQEYLADLPVLVVTAKTLSAQERIFLQQHLATLVRKQGLQRSDLLALIEQTLGGASDDRPAGTIQ from the coding sequence ATGAACCAGGTCATCCTTGAGGACTTCATCACTATCACCGCCAGCATCCTGAGTCTGAGCGTCGCCATCGGCCTGATGCTTGGCATGGTGCTCCAGCCACACCGGGAATCTGCCAATGGCTGGTTCGCCCTCTTTCTGAGCAGCCTGGCGCTGTGGGGTGGCGCCGCATTGCTGCTGACGTTGCCCGGTCTTGCTCACCAGCTGGACCTCACCACCATCTTCTATCTCTATCTGGTGGGTCTGGGCCTGATCCCAGTCACCTTCTATTTCGCTGCCGTGGCCTTCTGCGGGATCAGGACACTGCTCACGCGGGCGATCGCCCTGCTTACGCCTGTGCTCCTGGTGGTGTTCCTGATCCTGCTGTGGAACGATCGCCTGTTTATCCTGGAAGTCACCCCCAGCGCCGATTCGATCGCGTTCAGCGCACTCGTGGATTCGGTGCACATCACGCCAGTTGGGACTGTGGCGATTGTGCTGAGCGCAGGCTATCTGCTGCTGGCTCTGGCCCTGATCTGGCGACGCCGGGGAGAGCGGAGTCGCCTGCTGCGCATCCCGGCATTGCTGCTGAGCATCGGCAGCCTGGGTAATCTGGTCGGTCCGCTCAGCCGCACACCCTTTGACGCCATCCTGACCACGCTGGCTGCCGGCTTGATCGGCTACGTCCTGATCCGCGTACAGGTCTTTGACTCGCTGACCACGATGAACCGCCAGCTTACCGACGCGAATCAGGAACTGCGCTCCCTGATCAAAGACCTGGCCGCCGAGAAAGAACGGGCTGACGCCCTCAACGCGGAATTGCGCACAGTCAGCCAGTATAAGTCGGAATTCCTGGCCACGATGAGCCACGAACTGCGCACGCCATTGAACTCCATCGTCGGCTACAGCGAACTATTGCTGCAGGGTCTCTACGGAGATCTCAACGAGCGCCAGAGCGACCGGCTGGAAAAGATCCTGCGCAATGGACAGGCGTTGCTGGCGCTGATCAACAACATCCTTGATCTGAGCAAGATCGAAGCCGGCCGGATGGATTTCACCTTTCAGCAGGTGGCGCTTTCCGACACGGTAGAAAGTGTGGCTCCTGAGTTCACCTCTGCCGCCGCAGCAAAAGGTCTGCAGCTGGAGATCCACGTGGCGCCTGATCTGTATGCCGTTTACGGGGACGCCCAGCGCATCCAGCAGATCCTCCATAACCTGCTCAGCAACGCGGTCAAATTCACCCCGCAGGGCAGCGTCCGCCTGGAAGTTTTCAACGCTCAGGTCAAGAACGGCTACAGTCGGGCGCTGACGCTGCCCGCACCGGGCTGGCTCAAAGACGGCAACTGGGTAATCATCCGGGTTACCGATACTGGTATCGGCATCGCCCCGGAAGATCATGACCGCATCTTCGACGAATTCCGCCAGCTGGACAGCTCCGCCACCCGTGAATTCGGGGGCACAGGGCTGGGCCTGGCCATCACCAAGAAGCTTGTTGCTCTCCACAGCGGCGCGATCTGGCTGACCAGTGCGCCAGGCCAGGGCAGCACCTTCTACGTAGCTTTGCCCGCCAGTAGCCGCGCCATCAGCGAGACCAGACCGCAACCTGAGGCCGGTCTATCACGAGAACAACCACACATCCTGGTCATCGACGACAACCAGGAGGCACTGGACATCCTGACCGCTTTCCTCACCGAAGCCGGTTACCGCGTCACTCAGGCCGGTGATGGCGCGACAGGGCTGGAACTGGCCCGGCAGTTGCAGCCGGACGTGATCACCACCGACCTGATGATGCCCGGCATCACCGGCTGGGAATTAATCGAACAACTCAAGTCTGATCCGGTCACCGCGACCATCCCGATTGTCACGGTCAGTATCGTCGACAGCCAGCCGCTGGGTCTGTGGCCGGCCGTCGACGCCCACATCAGCAAGCCTATCCAGCGCGAGGCGCTGCTGGAAGCGATCGCCCGCATGTTGACCGGCCAGCCGGGTGACCGGCCCATCCTGATCGTGGACGATGATCCTTCGGCCCGGCAACTGGTCGCCGATGTACTCAGTTCAGCCGGTCACGCCAGCGTAGCGGTTGACAGCGGCCAGGCGGCCATGGACTGGCTGGCCCACAACCGGGCCAGTGCAGTTGTGCTCGACCTGCTGATGCCGGATATCAACGGCTTCCAGGTGTTGGAGCACATTCGCCAGCAGGAATACCTGGCTGACCTGCCGGTGCTCGTGGTCACCGCCAAGACTCTGTCCGCCCAGGAACGAATCTTCCTGCAGCAACACCTGGCAACGCTGGTTCGCAAGCAAGGGCTGCAGCGCAGCGATCTGCTGGCCCTGATCGAGCAGACGCTCGGCGGAGCATCTGACGACAGGCCAGCGGGCACGATACAATAA
- a CDS encoding GAF domain-containing protein has translation MTTPQLLPPDLLALVNRVSQELSVTLEPDILLEKIVHAIHTLLGYECVALLLSDPSGEQARLAAQATDNPTLYVEPYTLSVARSIAGRAIRTGEIQLAPDVQESSDFVPPPDAVSCLAVPLRGGESILGAVVLVSTQANRFTPTDELVMQTLAVQVTIALENARLFRQARRQAADQRTLREATMDFSRAMAIDDLLRRITQAVSQALAPRLTAVTLRHQDGRFLQAVHPPAEEGIPCAVTRLSHPEDYPALAAWLRRAEPLILQPGRIPEALAEDMQRLLPDLAGSHLLVPIFQRRIVIGIIELVFDDPAYTPDQQDLSLLEGLAQQAGIAAENVTLIETLERHAAELSEANRLKSEFLANISHELRTPMNAIIGFSEALLSGLYGELNATAADRVERILRNGRGLLALIDDLLDLSRIDTGKLQLAPEPLALGETIRLAVEAVETQLASKGLSIEVSVPADLPSVEADPIRLRQVLNNLLDNAIKFTHYGGITIRAGVEEGAAPARVWCSVTDTGIGIAPENQMIIFDEFRQVDGTSTRQYEGTGLGLAITKRLLSLMNGRIAVESNLGQGSTFTFWLPVARSGAV, from the coding sequence ATGACAACGCCTCAACTGCTCCCTCCTGACCTGCTGGCTCTGGTCAATCGCGTCAGCCAGGAATTGAGCGTCACCCTGGAACCGGACATCTTGCTGGAAAAGATCGTCCACGCGATTCATACCCTGCTGGGCTACGAATGCGTCGCCCTGCTGCTGAGCGACCCCAGCGGGGAGCAGGCGCGTCTGGCAGCACAGGCCACAGACAATCCCACCCTGTACGTCGAGCCGTACACCTTGTCCGTCGCCCGTAGCATAGCCGGGCGGGCCATCCGGACCGGCGAGATACAGTTGGCGCCTGATGTGCAGGAAAGCAGCGATTTCGTCCCCCCGCCTGACGCGGTGTCCTGTCTGGCTGTTCCGCTACGTGGCGGGGAAAGCATCCTCGGCGCTGTGGTACTGGTCAGCACACAGGCCAACCGTTTCACGCCCACCGATGAACTGGTGATGCAGACACTGGCCGTCCAGGTAACTATTGCTCTGGAAAACGCCCGGCTGTTCCGCCAGGCGCGGCGGCAGGCCGCCGATCAACGCACCCTGCGCGAAGCGACGATGGACTTCAGCCGCGCTATGGCTATTGACGATCTCCTCCGCCGGATCACACAGGCGGTCAGCCAGGCCCTCGCACCGCGCCTGACCGCCGTCACGTTGCGCCACCAGGATGGCCGCTTCCTGCAGGCGGTCCATCCACCAGCGGAGGAGGGGATACCCTGCGCTGTGACGCGCCTGAGTCATCCCGAAGACTATCCAGCGCTGGCGGCCTGGCTGCGCCGTGCGGAGCCGCTGATCCTGCAGCCGGGGCGTATCCCGGAGGCGCTGGCCGAGGATATGCAGCGCCTGTTACCGGATCTCGCCGGCAGCCATCTGCTGGTGCCCATCTTCCAGCGCCGGATCGTCATCGGGATTATCGAACTTGTCTTTGACGATCCCGCCTATACGCCCGACCAGCAGGACCTTTCCCTGCTCGAAGGCCTGGCTCAGCAGGCGGGCATCGCCGCGGAGAACGTCACCCTGATTGAAACCCTTGAGCGGCACGCCGCCGAGTTGAGCGAAGCCAACCGCCTCAAGAGCGAGTTCCTGGCCAATATCAGCCATGAGCTACGTACCCCGATGAACGCTATCATTGGCTTCTCCGAGGCATTACTGAGCGGACTTTACGGGGAATTGAACGCTACGGCTGCCGACCGGGTGGAGCGGATTCTGCGCAACGGGCGCGGGTTGCTGGCCCTCATCGACGACCTGCTGGATCTGTCCAGGATCGACACCGGCAAGCTGCAACTGGCGCCTGAGCCGCTGGCGCTGGGGGAAACGATCAGGCTGGCTGTGGAGGCAGTAGAAACGCAACTTGCCAGCAAGGGGTTGAGCATCGAAGTCAGTGTGCCCGCTGACCTACCCTCTGTCGAAGCGGACCCAATCCGCCTGCGCCAGGTACTGAACAACCTGCTGGACAACGCCATCAAATTCACCCATTACGGCGGGATCACTATCCGCGCCGGGGTCGAAGAGGGCGCTGCCCCGGCCAGAGTCTGGTGCAGCGTGACCGACACAGGAATCGGGATAGCGCCGGAGAATCAGATGATTATCTTCGACGAATTCCGCCAGGTTGACGGCACCTCGACCCGCCAGTATGAGGGCACCGGGCTGGGATTGGCGATCACCAAAAGACTGTTAAGCCTGATGAACGGTCGCATTGCGGTGGAAAGCAACCTTGGCCAGGGCAGCACCTTCACCTTCTGGCTGCCAGTTGCCCGGTCGGGGGCCGTCTGA
- a CDS encoding inorganic diphosphatase → MTVNLWHGLPPGPKVPDIVYCIVEIPKGSRNKYEYSKTAGVIKLDRVLYSPLHYPSDYGLIPRTFYPDGDPLDIMVMINEPTYPGCVIEARPIGMFQMIDRNMPDDKILAVPATDPIFDDYHDLADVPRHFLAEVAHFFATYKQLETDGNIQPIGWIGAAEAKEHILQAIRLYEEKYPLAGV, encoded by the coding sequence ATGACCGTTAATCTCTGGCACGGCCTGCCGCCCGGCCCCAAAGTCCCCGATATCGTGTATTGCATCGTGGAAATCCCCAAAGGCAGCCGCAATAAGTACGAATACAGCAAGACAGCCGGTGTGATCAAGCTGGACCGCGTGCTCTATAGCCCGCTGCATTACCCCAGCGATTACGGCCTGATCCCGCGCACCTTCTACCCGGATGGCGATCCGCTGGACATCATGGTCATGATCAACGAACCCACCTACCCCGGCTGTGTGATCGAGGCTCGGCCTATCGGCATGTTTCAGATGATCGACCGCAACATGCCTGACGACAAAATCCTGGCCGTCCCGGCGACTGATCCCATCTTCGACGATTATCACGATCTTGCCGACGTCCCCCGCCATTTTCTGGCGGAAGTCGCCCACTTCTTTGCCACGTACAAACAGCTTGAAACTGACGGCAACATCCAGCCGATTGGCTGGATCGGCGCTGCCGAGGCCAAAGAGCATATCCTGCAGGCCATCAGGCTGTACGAAGAGAAGTATCCACTGGCTGGCGTCTAG
- a CDS encoding YgiT-type zinc finger protein produces the protein MPHNENVLCPVCHVGRLRLHSVTYAQVYYGLLVSVPNTPAWVCDVCHTVEYDRQSVQRIEALMEHAGPPHRRADRRSAERARTRLYPTDS, from the coding sequence ATGCCCCATAACGAGAATGTCCTGTGTCCGGTCTGCCACGTAGGCCGCTTGCGTCTGCATTCGGTCACCTATGCCCAGGTCTACTATGGCCTGCTGGTCAGCGTACCTAACACGCCAGCCTGGGTCTGTGACGTGTGCCACACGGTCGAGTACGATCGCCAGTCGGTACAACGGATCGAGGCGCTCATGGAACACGCCGGGCCGCCGCATCGGCGGGCCGATCGGCGGTCGGCGGAACGGGCCAGAACACGCCTCTACCCCACTGACTCCTGA